AGAAACGCTTGGAGTGATTCAGCTCGGTCAAATGGGCCAGTTCATGCAGGATGACATAATCCTGCAATTCGGGCGCCAGCAGGACCAGACGCCAGTTCAGTGACAGGCTACCGCCCTCGGTACAGGAACCCCAGCGACTGGATTGGTCCCGGACAGACAGCTTTGTGTAGTCCAATCTCAAGCGCTTCGAGTGGTAGGCGACACGACAAGCCAGCGCGTCTTTGGCAAAACCGCGGACCAATCCATGGGCGGCATCCACCGGGGGCTGACTCCGGGGCAGGTGCAGCACGACATCCGCACCGCCATTGTCGAAAGTGTAGCGCCCCCGGATCTCCGGAACCGCTTCGAATCGGACCGTGAACAGGTCACCACAGGCAGTCAGACGCGGATGCTTTCTCAGCCATTTGTAGATGGAGCATGCCGCCGGCGCCTCTCTCAGTTGGGTCGCAAGCCATTCCTCATGCCGGATCACAAAGCGGATGGTCTCACGATGCGGACAGCGCCAGGGCACCGACGCCACGATCTGGTTTTGATGGCCGATACTAAGCCGCATGTTGCGCGCCCCCTTTCGGCGACGGATCTCCACCGGCACCTGACGGGAGCGGATCGAAACATAAATGGGAGCCGCGGGTTTCATCACGACATGCCTGCGCTCAGGACCGAACCGACTCCGACTCGAGGCGGTCCACCACGCCCTGGGCATAGCGCCGCAGCGCCGACTCGGGCTCGATCTTTTTCAATCGGCAGGCTGCCGCGATCTCAAACAACAGCTTGCCGAGCTGCGCTTCTTCCAAGCGATCAGCCGTCGCCTCAATCGCATCCTGATCGATCACGTCCTCGACATCCATCGACTGCTTCCGGATCTGCTTGTACACATCCTGGGCAAACATCAGGGCGGGCAACTGCCGGGGCAGGTCTTTGAAACGCCCTGCCTGTTTCGGGCCGCGCTTGCGCTCCTGCGCCTTGATCGCATCCCACTGGTTGAGCACCGCCTCGGTATTACCAAGGTTCGCCTGATCGCCGAACACGTGCGGATGGCGGC
The DNA window shown above is from Coraliomargarita parva and carries:
- a CDS encoding M48 family metallopeptidase gives rise to the protein MKPAAPIYVSIRSRQVPVEIRRRKGARNMRLSIGHQNQIVASVPWRCPHRETIRFVIRHEEWLATQLREAPAACSIYKWLRKHPRLTACGDLFTVRFEAVPEIRGRYTFDNGGADVVLHLPRSQPPVDAAHGLVRGFAKDALACRVAYHSKRLRLDYTKLSVRDQSSRWGSCTEGGSLSLNWRLVLLAPELQDYVILHELAHLTELNHSKRFWTLLERYDPQRKQHEEALDLISPVLMRVGRIACDRSN
- a CDS encoding MazG family protein, which produces MSEIEELLKTVAALREPETGCPWDIEQDHQSIADCLIDECCELLQTIDRLDMDHMEEELGDVLLQVLMHAQMAKEAGHFDFEDVCRENNAKLIRRHPHVFGDQANLGNTEAVLNQWDAIKAQERKRGPKQAGRFKDLPRQLPALMFAQDVYKQIRKQSMDVEDVIDQDAIEATADRLEEAQLGKLLFEIAAACRLKKIEPESALRRYAQGVVDRLESESVRS